The following nucleotide sequence is from Chryseobacterium sp. CY350.
CTCAATTGATTATTAACCCTTTATAAATTTTTTGAATTATGATGAAAAATGTGACAACAAAAAAAGTTCTAACCCTAGCCTTGGCAATTATGGCAATAAACCCCGCATTTGCACAAGGGGGAGCCACTGCGATCTCAAATGCTGCAAGTGATATCACTGATTATTGGGATCCTGTCAAGCTGATCTTAAAAGCAGTAGGAGGATTGGTCGGTTTTATCGGAGGTCTCCGAGTGTATAATAAATGGACGAATGGTGACCAGGACGTCAACAAAGAGATCCTTGGTTATGGAGGAGCAATGATTTTCTTGATTGTCGTTCC
It contains:
- a CDS encoding DUF4134 domain-containing protein, giving the protein MMKNVTTKKVLTLALAIMAINPAFAQGGATAISNAASDITDYWDPVKLILKAVGGLVGFIGGLRVYNKWTNGDQDVNKEILGYGGAMIFLIVVPEFVTAFFA